A genomic stretch from uncultured Cohaesibacter sp. includes:
- the glyA gene encoding serine hydroxymethyltransferase produces MSANEGANSGAIFPEFFTRDLEKSDPAVAAAIDSELGRQKHEIELIASENIVSKAVLQAQGSVMTNKYAEGYSGRRYYGGCQHVDVAENLAIERVTKLFGCEFANVQPNSGSQANQAAFMSLIKPGDTILGMSLDAGGHLTHGAKPNQSGKWFNSIQYGVRKQDGRIDFDQIEELAKEHQPKLIIAGGSAYSREFDFKKFREIADSVGAYLMVDMAHFAGLVAAGLHENPFPHAHIVTSTTHKTLRGPRGGLILTNDADIAKKVNSAVFPGLQGGPLMHVIAAKAVAFGEALTDDFKVYAKAVKDNAQALADTLYEGGVELAAGGTDNHLLLVDLRPKGLTGKVVEAALGRAYITCNKNGVPFDPEKPAITSGIRLGTPAGTSRGFGTEEFKEIGKLIIEVLDGLVANGEEGNSAVESAVKEKVIALTDRFPIYPDL; encoded by the coding sequence ATGTCAGCAAACGAAGGTGCCAATTCGGGAGCGATTTTCCCAGAATTCTTCACCCGCGATCTCGAAAAGTCCGATCCGGCAGTTGCCGCTGCAATTGACAGCGAGCTTGGTCGTCAAAAACACGAGATTGAATTGATCGCTTCTGAGAATATCGTCTCCAAAGCAGTCCTGCAGGCGCAGGGCTCCGTCATGACCAACAAATATGCGGAAGGTTATTCTGGCCGTCGTTACTATGGCGGTTGCCAGCATGTTGACGTGGCCGAAAATCTCGCGATCGAGCGCGTAACCAAACTGTTTGGTTGTGAGTTCGCCAACGTTCAGCCGAATTCCGGGTCTCAGGCCAACCAGGCAGCGTTCATGTCGCTCATCAAGCCGGGTGATACCATCCTCGGAATGAGCCTTGATGCCGGTGGACACCTGACCCATGGTGCCAAGCCGAACCAGTCTGGCAAATGGTTCAATTCCATCCAGTATGGCGTGCGCAAGCAGGATGGCCGCATTGACTTTGACCAGATCGAAGAGCTGGCAAAAGAGCATCAGCCTAAACTGATCATCGCAGGTGGGTCTGCCTATAGTCGCGAATTTGATTTCAAGAAATTCCGCGAAATCGCTGATTCCGTTGGCGCTTACCTCATGGTGGATATGGCCCACTTTGCAGGTCTGGTCGCCGCTGGCTTGCATGAAAACCCATTCCCGCATGCCCATATCGTGACCTCTACGACGCATAAAACCCTGCGCGGTCCGCGCGGTGGTCTTATCCTGACCAACGATGCCGATATCGCCAAGAAGGTCAATTCAGCCGTCTTCCCTGGTTTGCAGGGTGGTCCTTTGATGCATGTGATTGCGGCCAAGGCCGTGGCTTTCGGTGAAGCACTGACCGATGATTTCAAGGTCTATGCCAAGGCTGTCAAGGACAATGCGCAGGCTTTGGCTGATACCCTTTATGAAGGTGGTGTCGAGCTGGCTGCTGGTGGTACGGATAACCACCTACTGCTCGTTGATCTGCGTCCGAAAGGTCTGACCGGTAAGGTTGTTGAAGCCGCTCTTGGCCGTGCCTATATCACCTGCAACAAAAATGGCGTGCCGTTTGACCCGGAAAAACCGGCAATTACCTCCGGTATCCGTCTGGGGACGCCTGCTGGTACATCCCGTGGCTTCGGCACCGAAGAGTTCAAGGAAATCGGTAAATTGATTATCGAAGTGCTTGACGGTCTCGTTGCAAATGGGGAAGAAGGCAATAGCGCCGTAGAATCGGCCGTGAAGGAAAAGGTCATCGCTCTGACCGATCGCTTCCCGATCTACCCTGACCTTTGA
- a CDS encoding serine hydroxymethyltransferase, with the protein MSQPKPGEIYIEFTAIGQQLKAVAVDATTGVEVSVFGPASVSKQDLQNLAIRKLKRRLEQLGKG; encoded by the coding sequence ATGAGCCAGCCCAAACCCGGTGAAATCTATATCGAATTTACGGCGATAGGTCAGCAGTTGAAGGCCGTCGCTGTCGATGCGACTACGGGCGTTGAGGTCAGTGTTTTCGGACCGGCCAGCGTTTCCAAACAGGATTTGCAAAATCTCGCGATCCGAAAGTTGAAGCGCAGGCTTGAGCAATTGGGCAAAGGGTGA
- a CDS encoding L,D-transpeptidase family protein — MKNSKPGYSEIVTKQKINRRTFLTSGSQMMAAFATALSTPAFAQAVNPIDEVLNQSPVEWGDRFDTPGQTVAAVRTAEPTLSPSTVSNIENAMQIYYGIVQRGGWPIVPDDQVMRLGHKSPAVVILRERLNMSGDLMQNIGVNDVFDSYVDAAVRRFQSRHGIHPDGVIGKDTFAAMNVPVQVRLRQLETNLVRVRSMSGFLGKRYVMVNIPAAEIETVEDGLVHSRHTAVVGKIDRQTPVLKSTIHEINFNPYWHVPASIIRKDLIPKMLKDPNYLRDNKIHIRDLKNNVELDASQVDWTTDDALNYQFRQEPGAKNSMGSIKINFHNKYAVYLHDTPSKTLFGNSYRFHSSGCVRVQNVREFVVWVLEDTPGWDRFAIDEVIRSGEREDVKVRGKVPIYMTYITAWATSEGMVHFREDIYDRDGLSAMGPVSKPVQG, encoded by the coding sequence ATGAAAAATTCAAAACCGGGATATAGTGAAATCGTGACCAAGCAAAAGATCAATCGCCGTACATTTCTGACTTCTGGGTCTCAAATGATGGCCGCTTTTGCGACCGCTCTTTCAACCCCGGCTTTTGCTCAAGCTGTCAACCCGATCGACGAGGTGCTCAATCAGAGCCCGGTCGAGTGGGGGGATCGCTTTGATACTCCGGGCCAGACAGTCGCCGCAGTGCGCACCGCAGAGCCAACCCTTTCGCCATCAACCGTTTCCAATATCGAAAATGCGATGCAGATCTATTATGGCATCGTTCAGCGCGGTGGTTGGCCGATTGTGCCTGATGACCAGGTGATGCGCCTTGGTCACAAATCACCTGCAGTGGTCATTCTGCGCGAGCGCCTGAATATGTCTGGCGACCTGATGCAGAATATCGGCGTGAATGATGTATTCGATTCTTATGTCGATGCGGCCGTGCGCCGCTTCCAGTCGCGACATGGTATTCATCCTGATGGCGTAATCGGCAAGGATACCTTTGCCGCCATGAATGTGCCGGTGCAGGTGCGTTTGCGCCAGCTGGAAACCAACCTTGTGCGCGTGCGCTCCATGTCGGGGTTCCTTGGCAAACGCTATGTCATGGTCAATATTCCGGCCGCTGAAATCGAGACCGTTGAAGATGGCTTGGTGCATTCGCGCCACACGGCTGTCGTGGGTAAGATCGACCGACAGACTCCGGTTCTGAAAAGCACGATTCACGAAATCAACTTCAACCCCTATTGGCATGTCCCTGCAAGTATTATCCGCAAGGATCTTATCCCGAAAATGCTCAAGGACCCCAACTATTTGCGGGACAACAAGATCCATATCAGAGATCTGAAAAACAATGTCGAGCTTGATGCCTCGCAGGTGGATTGGACAACCGATGATGCACTGAATTATCAGTTCCGTCAGGAGCCGGGTGCCAAAAACTCGATGGGGTCCATCAAGATTAACTTCCACAACAAATATGCGGTTTATCTGCACGATACACCGTCAAAAACCCTGTTTGGCAATAGCTACCGGTTTCATTCTTCGGGCTGTGTGCGCGTTCAGAATGTGCGTGAATTTGTTGTCTGGGTACTTGAAGATACGCCGGGTTGGGATCGGTTTGCCATTGACGAGGTGATCCGCTCTGGTGAGCGCGAAGACGTGAAAGTCCGCGGTAAAGTGCCGATTTACATGACCTACATCACCGCTTGGGCAACCAGCGAAGGCATGGTTCATTTCCGCGAAGATATTTATGACCGCGATGGCCTTAGTGCCATGGGGCCGGTTAGCAAACCTGTTCAGGGATAA
- a CDS encoding MarR family winged helix-turn-helix transcriptional regulator, whose amino-acid sequence MITSQRAVETVSEAEGDVELKPLYMDALRLVERLHRRLLDVIKDEFERRGRTDVNSVQALLLFNIGDSEVTAGELRSRGYYQGSNVSYNLKKLVDMGYVNHERSRVDRRSVRISLSEKGLEVRHIVSELYERHIATIEQVGGIATEDFALLNKSLQRLERFWTDQILYRL is encoded by the coding sequence ATGATTACGTCACAACGCGCAGTGGAAACAGTCAGTGAAGCTGAGGGCGACGTAGAGCTCAAACCACTCTACATGGACGCACTCAGGCTCGTAGAACGCCTGCACCGCAGACTCCTGGATGTTATCAAGGATGAATTCGAACGTCGCGGCAGAACCGATGTTAATAGCGTGCAAGCTTTGCTTTTGTTCAATATCGGTGATTCTGAAGTGACTGCTGGTGAGCTGCGTTCTCGCGGCTACTATCAGGGATCAAACGTCTCCTACAACCTGAAAAAACTGGTTGATATGGGATATGTTAATCACGAACGCTCTCGCGTTGACCGTCGCTCCGTGCGGATTTCCCTTTCTGAAAAGGGTCTGGAAGTAAGGCATATTGTGAGCGAACTCTATGAGCGTCACATAGCAACAATCGAGCAGGTTGGCGGGATCGCAACGGAAGATTTTGCTCTTCTGAACAAATCCCTGCAGCGTCTTGAGCGCTTCTGGACCGACCAGATCCTATATCGTCTTTAA
- a CDS encoding enoyl-CoA hydratase/isomerase family protein, whose translation MSDILFEKRGCVGLVTLNRTKALNALTVDMINNLSHQLKRWEMDDTIKAVILTSASERAFSAGADIRFVYDNRTNPPYDFFRVEYLMNCAIFRYSKPYISLVEGIVMGGGVGLSFHGRYIAAGSKTLFAMPETGIGFFPDAGGAYFLPRVPRNVGLYCGMTGARLGQGDCLKFGLVMHAVEPDNFDAIVKEISEGDEPEAVLAKYAGAAQGQGLEEEKLCVIEDAFAGGSVSEIIARLKANPHSFAKETLELMLSRSPMSVHIAFEQMRRGATLSFEDCMAMEYRVLERILKDNDYYEGVRATLVDKDGAPKWQPASFDEVSEDKLQAYFLPLDPDRELFNAS comes from the coding sequence ATGAGCGACATATTATTTGAAAAACGCGGCTGCGTGGGGCTTGTAACGCTCAACAGGACAAAAGCCCTTAATGCGCTGACCGTCGACATGATCAACAATCTCTCCCACCAACTCAAACGGTGGGAAATGGATGATACTATCAAGGCCGTTATCCTCACATCGGCCAGTGAGCGGGCCTTTTCTGCCGGAGCCGATATCCGCTTTGTCTATGACAACCGGACCAATCCGCCATATGATTTCTTCCGGGTTGAATATCTGATGAATTGCGCGATCTTCCGTTATTCCAAGCCCTATATCTCACTGGTGGAGGGCATCGTCATGGGCGGTGGCGTAGGGCTGTCCTTCCATGGTCGTTACATCGCGGCAGGGAGCAAGACCTTGTTTGCCATGCCCGAAACCGGGATCGGATTCTTTCCTGATGCGGGCGGGGCATATTTTCTGCCCAGGGTGCCGCGCAATGTGGGGCTCTATTGCGGTATGACGGGCGCACGGCTGGGGCAGGGGGACTGCCTGAAGTTCGGGCTGGTAATGCATGCCGTCGAGCCGGATAATTTTGATGCGATAGTCAAAGAGATTTCTGAAGGGGACGAGCCGGAAGCTGTGTTGGCCAAATATGCCGGAGCAGCACAAGGGCAAGGGCTTGAGGAAGAAAAGCTGTGTGTTATTGAAGATGCGTTCGCTGGCGGCTCTGTTTCCGAAATCATTGCACGGCTCAAGGCCAATCCGCATTCCTTTGCCAAAGAGACGCTCGAATTGATGCTGTCCCGGTCGCCAATGTCAGTGCATATTGCTTTCGAACAAATGCGTCGCGGTGCGACGTTGTCGTTTGAAGACTGCATGGCGATGGAATATCGGGTTCTTGAACGTATTCTCAAAGACAATGATTATTATGAGGGCGTTCGGGCCACACTTGTCGACAAGGATGGAGCTCCGAAATGGCAGCCGGCTTCTTTTGATGAGGTTTCAGAGGATAAACTGCAGGCATATTTTCTTCCCCTTGATCCGGATCGCGAATTGTTCAATGCCTCATAA
- the hemB gene encoding porphobilinogen synthase, whose protein sequence is MDASLSSMIDVGSITGGRRMRRNRRSDWSRRLIRENALTVNDLIWPIFVMDGENETQPIGAMPGVDRLSVDNAVRTAEKAAKLGIPVMALFPYTNPDLRDDEGSEALNEDNLICRALRAIKKEVPEVGLMTDVALDPYTSHGHDGLLRDGIIVNDETVEQLTRQALVQADAGSDIIGPSDMMDGRIGAIRAMLDHQGFQNTQIMAYTAKYASAFYGPFREAVGANSTLKGDKQTYQMDPSNTDEALLEAQLDINEGADMLMVKPGMPYLDILRRLKDEFAMPTFAYQVSGEYAMLCAAGQNGWLDQERVMWESLLAFKRAGADGILTYFAPKIAEALKG, encoded by the coding sequence ATGGACGCTTCTCTTTCTTCCATGATTGATGTCGGCAGCATCACCGGAGGGCGCCGCATGCGCCGGAATCGTCGTAGCGATTGGTCTCGCCGCCTGATCCGCGAAAACGCCCTCACGGTCAACGATCTTATCTGGCCGATATTCGTGATGGATGGTGAGAATGAAACCCAGCCGATCGGCGCCATGCCCGGCGTTGACCGCTTGAGCGTTGACAATGCAGTGCGGACTGCCGAAAAGGCCGCCAAGCTGGGCATTCCCGTTATGGCCCTTTTTCCCTATACCAATCCGGACCTGCGTGATGACGAAGGCAGCGAAGCGCTCAACGAAGATAACCTTATCTGCCGCGCGTTAAGAGCCATCAAAAAGGAAGTGCCTGAAGTTGGCCTGATGACGGATGTGGCGCTCGATCCATACACCAGCCACGGCCATGACGGTTTGCTGCGCGATGGGATCATCGTCAATGACGAAACCGTGGAACAATTGACGAGGCAGGCCCTTGTGCAGGCCGACGCCGGCTCGGACATCATCGGCCCATCGGACATGATGGACGGGCGCATCGGTGCCATCCGCGCCATGCTGGATCATCAGGGCTTTCAGAACACCCAGATCATGGCCTACACCGCCAAATATGCCTCGGCATTCTACGGCCCCTTCCGTGAAGCTGTTGGTGCCAATTCGACCCTTAAAGGTGACAAACAGACCTACCAGATGGATCCGTCCAACACGGACGAAGCCCTGTTGGAAGCCCAACTGGATATCAATGAAGGAGCCGACATGCTGATGGTCAAACCCGGCATGCCTTATCTGGATATTCTGCGTCGTCTGAAAGATGAATTCGCCATGCCGACCTTCGCCTACCAAGTCTCAGGCGAATATGCGATGCTCTGTGCAGCCGGTCAGAATGGCTGGCTTGATCAGGAGCGCGTCATGTGGGAAAGCCTTTTGGCTTTCAAACGTGCGGGCGCAGACGGCATCCTGACCTATTTCGCGCCAAAGATCGCCGAAGCCCTCAAAGGGTAA
- a CDS encoding GNAT family N-acetyltransferase — MSEIVYETLAAEKLSETLEDLSAILHGCVKKGASVSFIHPFSKEDARRFWLEEVFPKVEKGETTLLVARADNRLVGTVQLQTGLPPNQAHRCEVSKLLVHPDYRKRGIATTLMENLEEEAKALGKSLITLDTRSGDQAEPLYILLDYKIAGRIPNFARAADCDRLDSTTYMYKLLDQTDL, encoded by the coding sequence GTGTCGGAAATTGTTTATGAAACGCTAGCGGCTGAAAAGCTGAGTGAAACCCTTGAAGATTTGTCGGCCATTCTGCATGGATGCGTTAAAAAAGGGGCCAGTGTCAGCTTCATTCATCCCTTCAGCAAAGAAGACGCCCGTCGTTTCTGGCTTGAGGAGGTTTTTCCCAAGGTTGAGAAAGGCGAAACCACTCTTTTGGTTGCGCGTGCCGATAACAGACTTGTGGGAACCGTCCAGCTACAAACGGGACTGCCTCCCAATCAGGCCCATCGATGCGAAGTCTCCAAGCTGCTTGTCCATCCTGATTATCGCAAAAGAGGCATCGCCACGACCTTGATGGAGAATCTGGAAGAAGAGGCGAAGGCTCTGGGCAAAAGCCTCATAACGCTTGACACTCGCTCCGGGGATCAGGCTGAGCCGCTCTATATTCTTCTTGATTACAAGATCGCCGGACGCATCCCCAACTTTGCCCGCGCGGCCGATTGTGACCGGCTGGATTCAACGACTTATATGTATAAGCTTCTCGATCAGACCGACCTTTGA
- a CDS encoding threonine ammonia-lyase, with translation MSDRSSTLNRPTLSDIMQAADKIKDAVLRTPTLPAKQLSDILGAEIYVKYDNMQVTNAFKERGALNKLLSLSEEERKHGVIAMSAGNHAQAVALHATRLGIPSLIVMPEFTPFVKVAATKGFGAEVVLEGESVAEAGDAAMRLAKNRGLTFVHPYDDYQIIAGQGTIALEMLADVPELDTLIVPIGGGGMISGIAIAAKAIKPDIEVIGVESELYPTMYNELKHKDLFCGGQSLAEGIAVKKAGKLTAEIASELLDDIILVTERDIERAINAYATYLKTMAEGAGAVPLAAVIATPSRFKDKKVGLVLGGGNIDPRLLSSIIVRQLGRKQQIVGLRITIPDRPGILAELSKIIGDLGGNILEVDHHRTFLNVPVKGASIDITIETRDAAHANEIIMAIESAGHSVEHLNKPDLSD, from the coding sequence ATGTCTGATCGTTCTTCTACTCTCAACCGCCCCACTCTCTCGGACATCATGCAGGCTGCGGATAAGATCAAAGACGCCGTCCTGCGGACCCCGACCCTGCCAGCCAAACAGCTTTCCGATATTCTGGGCGCGGAAATCTACGTCAAATATGACAATATGCAGGTGACCAATGCTTTCAAGGAACGCGGTGCGCTGAACAAGCTGCTTTCTCTGAGCGAGGAAGAGCGCAAGCACGGTGTTATAGCCATGTCTGCGGGCAACCATGCGCAAGCGGTCGCGCTGCATGCCACGCGATTAGGGATTCCCTCGCTTATTGTCATGCCGGAATTCACTCCCTTCGTGAAGGTCGCCGCCACCAAAGGGTTTGGCGCGGAGGTCGTATTGGAGGGAGAATCCGTTGCCGAAGCGGGTGACGCTGCCATGCGGCTTGCCAAGAACCGTGGTCTTACTTTCGTTCATCCCTATGACGATTATCAAATCATCGCCGGACAAGGCACCATCGCCCTGGAAATGCTGGCCGACGTGCCTGAGCTCGATACGCTGATCGTTCCCATCGGGGGTGGTGGCATGATTTCGGGAATCGCCATTGCCGCAAAGGCCATCAAGCCTGACATCGAAGTGATTGGGGTTGAGAGCGAACTCTACCCAACCATGTATAATGAGCTCAAGCATAAGGATCTGTTCTGCGGCGGCCAGTCTTTGGCCGAAGGCATTGCCGTAAAGAAAGCAGGCAAGCTGACAGCGGAAATCGCCTCAGAGCTTCTTGATGACATCATACTTGTGACAGAACGCGACATCGAACGCGCCATCAATGCCTATGCGACCTATCTCAAGACGATGGCCGAAGGCGCAGGGGCCGTGCCATTGGCCGCCGTCATCGCCACACCGAGCCGCTTCAAGGACAAGAAGGTTGGCCTTGTTCTGGGCGGAGGCAATATCGACCCGCGCCTGCTCTCATCGATTATCGTGCGACAGCTGGGACGAAAGCAACAGATTGTCGGGCTTCGGATCACCATTCCGGACCGTCCGGGTATCCTTGCCGAGCTTTCCAAAATCATTGGCGACCTTGGCGGCAACATTCTGGAAGTTGATCATCACCGCACCTTCCTCAATGTCCCTGTAAAAGGCGCCTCAATCGATATCACGATAGAAACTCGCGATGCGGCCCATGCCAATGAAATCATAATGGCCATCGAATCTGCAGGTCATAGTGTTGAACATCTTAACAAACCAGATCTTTCTGATTAG
- a CDS encoding methyl-accepting chemotaxis protein: protein MSQHTQQNDFRELEQIFSFIAEGTALNGIQAVSAKTEKEIPSVAKKIHSCLARQEDLSRIFQTVMNGQTTDTLGQPSFLSKTLKASSPSDILSNSKENGALFKQSGASANGIMALYARSLLELVPSIAKSHRGGSKALVGELQNAIALIFSDMIGTLNAYSGGAQGLAIQDDSSCQHDNLRALSNAAVEINEICADMAILTRNTHTATSNVQAISAAVSELAGSIGQISETSDLTADGARQTHETVTQGLATMQAVSSAITNIATASGQTETSLTELVQASEQISSFLTVIDKIANQTNLLALNATIEAARAGEAGKGFAVVANEVKALAGQTTKATEDITNRINALSEGMRTIQTAVSTSREAIGDGESAIDGANQLMEQIGSQVGEVNRNMQEVSQIIQQQTVATQEISESVSGVAELNAENEKMLIGMSDTLQNSNDHFAENASNLFQDGDPLSLCEMAKIDHVLFTKRIVNILTGRENAKTAELVDHHECRLGQWYDGINDPEIRRLSAFSDLEAPHKRVHDLAIQIVKCCAEDNKDEGFSHLRDLEKASADVVNSISKLVKTLEQKSSVRAAS from the coding sequence ATGTCGCAGCATACCCAACAAAACGACTTTAGAGAGCTGGAACAGATCTTCTCCTTTATTGCTGAAGGAACCGCATTGAATGGCATTCAAGCGGTTTCTGCAAAAACGGAAAAAGAGATCCCTTCAGTGGCCAAAAAAATCCATTCTTGCCTTGCCCGGCAAGAGGATTTGTCACGCATATTCCAAACGGTAATGAACGGACAGACAACAGACACATTGGGACAGCCTTCGTTCCTATCCAAGACGCTCAAGGCATCAAGTCCTTCTGACATTTTGAGCAATAGCAAAGAGAATGGCGCTTTATTCAAACAGTCCGGCGCGAGTGCGAATGGCATCATGGCCCTATATGCCAGATCGCTCCTGGAGCTGGTGCCCTCCATTGCGAAATCCCATAGAGGCGGCAGCAAGGCTTTGGTTGGCGAGCTACAAAATGCCATAGCCCTTATCTTCTCGGACATGATCGGCACCTTGAATGCTTACAGCGGTGGCGCACAGGGACTGGCCATTCAGGATGACAGCAGCTGCCAACATGACAATTTGCGCGCACTCTCCAACGCTGCGGTAGAAATCAATGAAATTTGCGCTGACATGGCCATCCTGACGCGCAACACCCACACAGCAACAAGCAACGTGCAGGCGATTTCGGCAGCGGTATCCGAGCTGGCAGGTTCCATCGGCCAGATCTCCGAAACATCGGATCTGACAGCGGACGGTGCTCGACAGACCCATGAAACCGTCACCCAAGGTCTCGCCACGATGCAGGCTGTCTCCTCAGCCATCACAAATATTGCAACCGCGTCAGGCCAGACAGAAACAAGCCTTACCGAACTCGTTCAAGCATCCGAGCAAATCAGTTCGTTCCTGACCGTCATCGACAAGATCGCCAATCAGACCAATCTTTTGGCCCTCAACGCAACGATAGAGGCTGCGCGAGCAGGAGAAGCCGGCAAAGGCTTTGCGGTGGTGGCCAACGAAGTGAAGGCGCTTGCCGGACAGACGACCAAGGCGACAGAAGACATTACCAACCGCATTAACGCCCTCAGCGAAGGCATGCGCACCATTCAAACAGCGGTTTCCACGTCTCGTGAGGCCATCGGAGATGGGGAAAGCGCTATTGACGGCGCAAATCAGTTGATGGAGCAGATCGGCTCGCAAGTTGGCGAAGTGAACCGGAACATGCAGGAAGTCTCCCAGATCATCCAGCAGCAGACCGTCGCCACTCAGGAGATTTCAGAATCCGTATCAGGCGTGGCAGAACTCAATGCCGAGAATGAAAAAATGCTCATCGGTATGTCGGACACGCTCCAGAATAGCAACGACCATTTTGCCGAGAATGCCAGCAACCTGTTTCAGGATGGCGATCCCCTTTCCCTCTGTGAAATGGCCAAGATCGATCATGTGCTCTTTACCAAGCGCATCGTGAACATTCTCACCGGCCGTGAAAATGCCAAAACCGCCGAACTGGTAGATCATCACGAGTGTCGCTTGGGCCAATGGTATGACGGTATCAATGATCCTGAAATCCGTCGTCTCTCAGCCTTCAGCGATCTGGAGGCACCGCATAAAAGAGTTCATGATCTGGCAATCCAGATCGTCAAATGCTGCGCTGAAGACAACAAAGACGAGGGCTTCTCCCATTTGCGAGATCTGGAGAAAGCCAGCGCAGATGTTGTTAACAGCATCTCAAAGCTTGTAAAAACGCTGGAACAAAAAAGCTCTGTGCGCGCAGCATCCTGA
- a CDS encoding RDD family protein codes for MNNANVAYDPNAERRNAFDPEIHPALFDGILSRRILAFLIDAFLIMILMIAASMVIAVVGIITFGLGWLLYAALLPIVALPYIGLTLGGYKAATPGMRVMGLEMRLWYGAKPYALLAIMHSLLFWFGNTILTPLIIIVGLFSRRKQLLHDMILGTLIMDRDALRDLESLR; via the coding sequence ATGAACAATGCCAATGTGGCTTATGATCCAAACGCGGAACGCAGGAACGCATTTGACCCGGAGATTCATCCGGCCTTATTTGATGGCATTCTTTCCCGCCGCATTCTGGCCTTTCTCATCGATGCTTTTCTGATCATGATTTTGATGATTGCAGCTTCGATGGTGATCGCCGTCGTGGGAATCATCACCTTCGGGCTTGGATGGCTGCTTTATGCAGCATTGCTTCCGATTGTCGCCCTACCTTATATCGGCTTGACGCTCGGGGGCTATAAGGCCGCCACGCCCGGCATGCGGGTCATGGGGCTGGAAATGCGCCTGTGGTATGGTGCCAAGCCTTATGCGCTGCTGGCGATCATGCATAGCCTGCTATTCTGGTTTGGCAATACGATTCTAACACCCTTGATCATTATTGTAGGGCTCTTTAGCCGCCGCAAACAACTGCTGCATGATATGATTCTGGGCACCTTGATTATGGATCGCGATGCCCTCAGGGATCTCGAATCTTTACGGTAA